From Rhodococcus sp. B7740, one genomic window encodes:
- a CDS encoding ABC-F family ATP-binding cassette domain-containing protein, translating into MTATLRIDDLAAFHGDRTLFSGLDLTVAEGDVIGLVGANGAGKSTLLTLLAGVGTADHEGEIHTSPPDATVGYLAQEPERIAGETVLDFLGRRTGVTEAESSMNAAAEALRSSDEDLYTPALEKWLALGGADLAERTAKVLADLGLEVDGSAFMTDLSGGQAARAGLAAILLARYDILLLDEPTNDLDLAGLEQLEQFVVATRAAIVVVSHDREFLARTVTGVVELDRAQRRIDVYDGSYQSYLAEREIARQHAREKYDEFADTKSALESRAQMQRNWMESGVRNARRKATDNDKIARKTRAESTEKQAAKARQTQRRIERLEVVEEPRKEWELRMEIAAAPRSGTVVSVLGGALVRRSGFTFGPVTTQIDWGDRILITGPNGSGKTTLLSVLLGRLSPDEGTASLGSGVAVGEIDQARAYFVGEGTVSDALSAAVPEWPDADVRTLLAKFGLRGDDALRPASSLSPGERTRAALALLQARGVNLLVLDEPTNHLDLPAIEQLERAMENFEGTLLLVTHDRRMLDTVRSTRHWTMANGQLSEL; encoded by the coding sequence GTGACCGCAACGCTTCGTATCGATGATCTCGCCGCATTTCACGGCGATCGAACCCTGTTCTCCGGCCTCGATCTGACGGTGGCCGAGGGTGACGTGATCGGGCTCGTCGGGGCCAACGGTGCGGGCAAATCGACCTTGTTGACGCTGCTCGCCGGGGTGGGAACCGCCGATCACGAGGGCGAGATCCACACCAGCCCGCCCGACGCCACGGTCGGCTACCTGGCTCAGGAGCCCGAGCGCATCGCCGGGGAGACGGTGCTGGACTTCCTCGGTCGACGGACCGGGGTGACCGAGGCCGAATCGTCGATGAACGCGGCAGCCGAGGCGTTGAGGTCCAGTGATGAGGACCTGTACACCCCGGCGCTGGAGAAGTGGCTGGCGCTCGGCGGCGCAGATCTGGCGGAGCGAACAGCAAAGGTGCTGGCGGACCTCGGCCTCGAGGTCGACGGCAGCGCATTCATGACGGACCTGTCGGGTGGGCAGGCCGCCCGCGCCGGGCTCGCCGCGATTCTGCTCGCGCGCTACGACATCCTGCTGCTCGACGAGCCCACGAACGACCTCGATCTGGCCGGCCTCGAGCAACTCGAGCAGTTCGTCGTCGCAACGCGGGCGGCCATCGTTGTCGTCAGTCACGATCGCGAATTTTTGGCACGCACAGTGACGGGCGTCGTGGAGCTCGATCGAGCTCAGCGTCGCATCGATGTGTACGACGGCAGCTACCAGTCGTATCTGGCTGAGCGCGAGATTGCCCGCCAGCATGCCAGGGAGAAGTACGACGAGTTCGCAGACACCAAGTCCGCGTTGGAGTCTCGGGCGCAGATGCAGCGAAACTGGATGGAGTCCGGGGTGCGCAATGCGCGCCGCAAGGCCACCGACAACGACAAGATCGCCCGCAAGACACGCGCCGAATCGACCGAGAAGCAGGCCGCGAAAGCCCGTCAGACACAGCGCCGAATCGAGCGCCTCGAGGTCGTGGAAGAACCGCGCAAGGAGTGGGAACTGCGGATGGAGATCGCCGCAGCTCCCCGGAGCGGAACCGTCGTGTCGGTGTTGGGCGGTGCACTCGTGCGGCGATCCGGGTTCACGTTCGGACCGGTCACGACGCAGATCGACTGGGGCGATCGCATTCTGATCACCGGGCCCAACGGATCCGGCAAGACGACGTTGCTGTCGGTTCTACTGGGCAGGCTCAGCCCGGACGAGGGCACTGCCTCGCTGGGATCCGGGGTCGCCGTCGGTGAAATCGACCAAGCGCGGGCATATTTCGTCGGCGAGGGCACGGTGTCCGACGCCTTGAGCGCTGCAGTTCCCGAGTGGCCGGACGCCGATGTCCGCACCCTGCTGGCGAAGTTCGGTTTACGCGGCGACGATGCACTGCGGCCGGCGTCGTCGCTCTCGCCCGGTGAGCGAACCCGCGCAGCGCTCGCGTTGCTACAGGCCCGCGGAGTCAATCTGCTGGTCTTGGACGAGCCGACCAACCACCTCGACCTGCCTGCCATCGAACAACTGGAACGCGCGATGGAGAACTTCGAGGGCACGCTGCTGTTGGTGACGCACGACCGCAGAATGCTCGACACGGTCCGCAGCACGAGGCACTGGACGATGGCCAACGGGCAGCTGTCGGAACTGTAG
- a CDS encoding helix-turn-helix transcriptional regulator, whose translation MSPVKRSTALPIFNRVGVLRAERKMSRAQLAELVEVNPQTVGALERGDHYPSLDLAMRICDVFDLPIEAVFSRTELGPLSAELFRREKDR comes from the coding sequence ATGAGCCCCGTCAAGCGCAGTACCGCGCTCCCGATCTTCAACAGGGTGGGTGTTCTGCGGGCAGAACGAAAGATGAGCCGCGCGCAACTGGCCGAACTCGTCGAAGTGAACCCCCAGACAGTGGGTGCCCTCGAACGAGGCGACCACTACCCGAGCCTCGACCTTGCGATGCGCATCTGCGACGTCTTCGATCTGCCGATCGAAGCAGTGTTCTCGCGCACCGAACTCGGACCGCTCTCCGCCGAACTCTTCCGAAGGGAGAAGGATCGATGA
- a CDS encoding uroporphyrinogen-III synthase, whose amino-acid sequence MSDSLDGRTVALTAERRADELAAMLERRGANIVHAAAIHVLPLIDDSELKSATVGIVERPPQIVVISTGIGFRGWLDAAADWGVRDDLVAALAHSRIIARGPKARGAIRGAGLREEWSPATEASQEVSAHLAAEGVAGVDIAVQLHGVITEWEPTIHLDAALSELGAHVRPVPVYRWIRPLDQAPLLDLLGQIIDRRVDAVTFTSAPAVASLLSTAKDNGLLDAFLDALRGPVAAICVGPVTSAPLDALGVPTSMPSRARLGALAKFVTEQLGSP is encoded by the coding sequence ATGTCCGATTCGCTCGACGGCAGGACCGTTGCCCTCACCGCCGAGCGGCGTGCAGACGAATTGGCCGCCATGCTCGAACGCCGCGGCGCGAACATCGTTCACGCCGCGGCGATTCACGTTCTGCCACTGATCGACGACTCGGAGCTGAAGTCCGCCACCGTGGGCATCGTCGAACGACCGCCGCAGATCGTGGTGATCAGTACCGGCATCGGTTTCCGGGGCTGGCTCGACGCGGCCGCGGATTGGGGTGTCCGCGATGATCTCGTTGCTGCTCTTGCACATTCGCGCATCATTGCCCGAGGCCCCAAGGCGCGCGGTGCCATTCGCGGTGCCGGGCTGCGGGAGGAATGGTCCCCGGCCACCGAGGCCTCGCAGGAAGTGTCCGCTCATCTCGCCGCCGAAGGTGTTGCCGGCGTGGACATCGCGGTTCAGCTGCACGGGGTGATCACCGAGTGGGAACCGACGATCCATCTCGATGCCGCACTGAGCGAACTCGGGGCACATGTGCGGCCGGTTCCGGTGTACCGGTGGATCCGCCCTCTCGATCAGGCTCCGCTCCTCGATCTGTTGGGGCAGATCATCGACCGCCGCGTGGATGCGGTCACGTTCACCAGCGCCCCGGCGGTGGCCTCGCTTCTCTCGACAGCGAAGGACAACGGCCTGCTCGACGCCTTCCTCGACGCACTTCGCGGCCCTGTCGCCGCGATCTGCGTGGGGCCGGTGACGTCGGCGCCGTTGGATGCGTTGGGTGTTCCGACGTCGATGCCGAGCCGGGCGCGGTTGGGCGCGCTGGCGAAGTTCGTGACCGAGCAGCTCGGCTCGCCGTGA
- a CDS encoding aldo/keto reductase yields MTYSAETSTVPTIVLNDGTSIPQLGFGVWQVPDDGAQAAVTEALKVGYRSIDTAKVYENETGTGRAIAESGIARDELFVTTKLWNDDQGYDSTLKAFDASMDRLGLEYLDLYLIHWQQLDRDKYIDTFKAFQKLKADGRIGSIGVSNFTIPTLEKLIDAVGETPSVNQIELHPRLIQEELRAFHTSKGIATEAWSPLGSGTILDEPVFATIGEAHGVTPAQVILRWHIQLGNVVIPKSVTPKRIASNFDVFGFELSNDEIQQINALDSADGRTGPDPDKFSS; encoded by the coding sequence ATGACGTATTCAGCCGAGACCAGTACTGTCCCGACCATCGTGCTCAACGACGGCACGTCCATTCCCCAGCTGGGGTTCGGTGTGTGGCAGGTGCCCGACGATGGTGCCCAGGCCGCAGTGACCGAGGCACTGAAGGTCGGCTACCGCAGTATCGACACCGCCAAGGTGTACGAGAACGAAACCGGGACCGGCCGGGCCATCGCAGAATCCGGCATCGCCCGTGACGAGCTGTTCGTCACCACCAAGCTGTGGAACGACGATCAGGGCTACGACTCGACGTTGAAGGCGTTCGACGCCAGCATGGATCGCCTCGGGCTGGAGTACCTCGACCTGTACCTCATTCACTGGCAGCAGCTCGACCGCGACAAGTACATCGACACCTTCAAGGCTTTCCAGAAGCTGAAGGCAGACGGCCGCATCGGATCCATCGGTGTCTCCAACTTCACCATCCCCACCCTGGAGAAGCTGATCGACGCCGTCGGCGAGACCCCGTCGGTCAACCAGATCGAGCTGCATCCGCGGCTGATCCAGGAAGAGCTGCGCGCGTTCCACACCTCGAAGGGCATCGCCACCGAGGCCTGGAGCCCACTGGGATCGGGCACCATCCTCGACGAGCCGGTGTTCGCGACCATCGGTGAGGCACACGGCGTCACCCCGGCCCAGGTCATCCTGCGCTGGCACATCCAGCTCGGCAACGTGGTGATCCCCAAGTCGGTCACTCCGAAGCGCATCGCCAGCAACTTCGACGTGTTCGGCTTCGAGCTCAGCAACGACGAGATTCAGCAGATCAACGCCTTGGACTCCGCAGATGGCCGCACCGGCCCGGACCCGGACAAGTTCAGCAGCTGA
- a CDS encoding MarR family winged helix-turn-helix transcriptional regulator gives MTEPVAAVHRLRALTVELDLLGADFAQKHSLHPTDIRALICLLDADRAGTRATPGWLGGQLGLESASVTALVDRMSKRNLVSREADPADRRRVLLRVTAHASELGTTFFGPVIGRAVDELARFTPEQRATIDDFLTTMHAVVVAAREQQNQ, from the coding sequence ATGACCGAACCTGTCGCCGCCGTACATCGGTTGCGAGCGCTCACCGTCGAACTCGATCTCCTCGGCGCAGACTTCGCTCAGAAGCACTCACTTCACCCGACAGACATCCGCGCGCTGATCTGCCTCCTCGATGCCGACCGGGCCGGAACGCGTGCCACACCCGGCTGGCTCGGCGGACAGCTGGGCCTCGAATCGGCATCCGTCACCGCCCTGGTCGATCGAATGAGCAAGCGCAACTTGGTATCACGCGAAGCAGACCCAGCCGATCGCCGTCGAGTACTGCTGCGCGTGACCGCTCACGCGTCGGAACTCGGCACCACGTTCTTCGGCCCCGTCATCGGCCGAGCAGTCGACGAGCTGGCACGTTTCACACCCGAGCAGCGGGCAACGATCGACGACTTTCTGACGACCATGCACGCGGTGGTCGTGGCCGCTCGCGAACAGCAGAACCAGTAG
- a CDS encoding NAD(P)-binding domain-containing protein — MIDTRVAVIGAGQAGLSAGYHLHRAGLTAGEGFVMLDRSPGPGGAWQFRWPSLTLSTVNGVHDLPGMAFTDTLGDEPAETIRAADAVPRYYRAYEERFELHVRRPVTVTVVCDREPRFRVEAGDTVVMAEGLINATGTWEKPFVPHYDGAETFTGRQLHTKDYRTADEFTGKHVVVVGGGISAVQLLDEISQVTTTTWVTRRPPVFRDGEFDHDAGRKAVAMVEERVRAGLPPGSVVSVTGLLLTPSLAAARNRGALDRKPMFSSITEDSVVWEDGSSQHADVILWATGFRSALDHLAPLRLRGHGGGIVMDGRLTTRVAANHRVHLLGYGPSASTIGANRAGRAAVTELLDTLG, encoded by the coding sequence ATGATCGACACTCGGGTCGCCGTCATCGGTGCCGGCCAAGCCGGACTCTCGGCCGGCTATCACCTCCACCGCGCGGGACTGACCGCCGGTGAGGGGTTCGTGATGCTCGACCGTTCCCCCGGCCCGGGTGGCGCGTGGCAGTTCCGCTGGCCCTCGCTGACGCTGAGCACCGTCAACGGGGTGCACGACCTGCCCGGTATGGCCTTCACCGACACCCTCGGCGACGAGCCTGCCGAGACGATCCGCGCCGCCGACGCCGTCCCCCGCTACTACCGCGCGTACGAGGAACGCTTCGAACTGCATGTTCGACGCCCCGTCACGGTGACCGTCGTGTGCGACCGAGAACCCCGATTCCGGGTCGAAGCCGGCGACACCGTCGTCATGGCCGAGGGACTGATCAACGCGACCGGGACGTGGGAGAAGCCGTTCGTTCCGCACTACGACGGTGCCGAGACGTTCACGGGCAGGCAACTGCACACCAAGGACTACCGGACCGCCGACGAGTTCACGGGCAAGCACGTCGTCGTGGTGGGCGGCGGCATCTCGGCCGTCCAACTGCTCGACGAAATCTCCCAGGTCACCACGACGACCTGGGTGACACGTCGACCACCGGTGTTCCGGGACGGCGAATTCGATCACGATGCCGGACGCAAGGCCGTCGCCATGGTCGAGGAGCGGGTGCGGGCCGGCCTGCCACCCGGCTCGGTCGTCTCGGTGACCGGGCTCCTGCTGACGCCGTCGTTGGCCGCCGCTCGCAACCGCGGCGCGCTCGATCGAAAGCCCATGTTCTCATCCATCACGGAAGATTCGGTGGTGTGGGAGGACGGGTCGAGTCAGCACGCCGATGTGATCCTGTGGGCCACCGGCTTTCGCAGCGCCCTCGACCACCTCGCTCCGCTGCGCCTGCGCGGGCACGGCGGCGGAATCGTCATGGACGGCAGGCTCACCACCCGGGTCGCCGCGAACCATCGCGTCCATCTGCTCGGCTACGGGCCGTCCGCAAGCACGATCGGGGCCAATCGCGCGGGACGAGCCGCGGTGACGGAGCTGCTGGACACCTTGGGCTGA
- a CDS encoding ammonium transporter — MIFGAPDAGDTAWLLASTALVLLMTPGLAFFYGGMVRSKSVLNMMMMSLSAIAVVWLLWLAFGFSMVFGDNVIGGWIGNPLQYAGFEGLLGGVYTSAGGAVSIPLVGTVPALVFAAFQAGFAMVTVALISGAVADRMRFVPWVLFAALWSTLVYFPVAHWVFSLDGLTSEFGGWITNRLGAIDFAGGTAVEINAGVAGLVLALVVGKRRGWPRDPMRPHNLPAVMLGAGLLWFGWFGFNAGSSLAADGVAAVALVNTMGAGAMSMAAWLVVEKLRDGHATSFGAASGVVAGLVAITPSCAAVTPVGAAAIGIVSGALCALAIGLKYRFGYDDSLDVVGVHLVGGIVGTLMIGLVASAQMPAGVDGLFYGGGLHQLWVQAIAVVAVFAYCAVVTTAIAFAIKAVMGVRADAQHEADGLDEHEHAESAYDFGVSHGGSNKPGLFGK, encoded by the coding sequence GTGATCTTCGGCGCGCCCGACGCGGGCGATACTGCGTGGTTGCTGGCCAGTACTGCGCTGGTGCTTTTGATGACGCCCGGTCTGGCGTTCTTCTACGGCGGCATGGTGCGCTCGAAGAGCGTACTGAACATGATGATGATGAGTCTGTCGGCGATTGCGGTCGTGTGGTTGCTGTGGCTGGCGTTTGGATTCTCGATGGTGTTCGGCGACAACGTGATCGGCGGGTGGATCGGAAACCCGCTGCAGTACGCCGGTTTCGAGGGTCTGCTGGGCGGGGTGTACACCTCGGCCGGGGGAGCAGTGTCGATCCCGTTGGTGGGAACGGTTCCCGCGCTGGTGTTCGCGGCGTTCCAGGCCGGCTTCGCGATGGTGACGGTTGCGTTGATCTCGGGGGCCGTGGCAGACCGTATGCGCTTCGTCCCCTGGGTCCTGTTCGCGGCACTGTGGTCGACCCTGGTCTATTTCCCGGTGGCGCACTGGGTGTTCTCGCTCGACGGGCTCACGAGTGAGTTCGGTGGGTGGATCACCAACAGGCTCGGTGCCATCGACTTCGCCGGCGGCACAGCGGTGGAGATCAACGCCGGTGTGGCCGGGCTCGTGCTTGCCCTCGTGGTCGGTAAACGTCGGGGTTGGCCGCGAGATCCCATGCGCCCGCACAACCTTCCGGCCGTCATGCTCGGTGCCGGGTTGTTGTGGTTCGGTTGGTTCGGGTTCAACGCGGGATCGTCGCTCGCCGCGGACGGTGTCGCCGCAGTGGCTCTGGTGAACACCATGGGTGCCGGAGCGATGTCCATGGCGGCGTGGCTCGTGGTCGAGAAACTGCGGGACGGGCATGCGACCTCCTTCGGCGCTGCCTCGGGCGTCGTGGCCGGACTGGTCGCCATCACACCCTCGTGCGCGGCGGTCACTCCTGTCGGTGCCGCGGCGATCGGGATCGTGTCGGGTGCGCTGTGTGCTCTGGCCATCGGCCTCAAATACCGCTTCGGCTACGACGATTCGCTCGACGTCGTGGGTGTGCACCTCGTCGGCGGCATCGTCGGAACGCTGATGATCGGACTCGTGGCCAGTGCGCAGATGCCGGCGGGCGTGGACGGTCTGTTCTACGGCGGCGGGCTGCATCAGCTGTGGGTGCAGGCGATCGCGGTGGTGGCGGTGTTCGCGTACTGCGCCGTCGTCACCACCGCAATCGCGTTCGCGATCAAGGCGGTCATGGGAGTGCGCGCCGACGCGCAACACGAAGCCGACGGACTCGACGAGCACGAGCACGCCGAGTCCGCCTACGACTTCGGAGTGAGCCACGGCGGCAGCAACAAACCGGGTCTTTTCGGTAAGTAG
- a CDS encoding enoyl-CoA hydratase, which produces MIGLSRDGDVVTIELQRPDRRNALNSELCLAVHRGVEQAEHDGARVVVITGQGTSFCAGADLTGDAFPEHFGQILEEMLVAVESASIPVVAAINGPAVGAGTQLAIACDLRVVAPGSFFEIPSTRLGIAVSNWTIRRLAALAGGGVARTILLGGERVHADQAYSCGLANKLGDVDVATQWAQSITELAPLALEHLKLVFNDDGAHDVPTPEQAAAFEAAWSSEDMREARRARTEKRAPKFVGR; this is translated from the coding sequence GTGATCGGACTTTCTCGTGACGGCGACGTCGTCACCATCGAACTGCAGCGGCCGGATCGACGGAACGCGTTGAACTCCGAGCTGTGCCTGGCGGTGCATCGCGGAGTCGAGCAAGCCGAGCACGACGGCGCGCGGGTCGTGGTCATCACCGGGCAGGGCACCAGCTTCTGCGCGGGCGCGGATCTGACCGGTGATGCGTTTCCCGAGCATTTCGGGCAGATCCTCGAGGAGATGCTGGTCGCCGTCGAGTCTGCGTCCATTCCGGTGGTCGCGGCCATCAACGGCCCGGCCGTGGGGGCAGGCACCCAGTTGGCCATCGCCTGCGATCTGCGGGTCGTCGCGCCGGGCAGCTTCTTCGAGATTCCGTCGACGCGGCTCGGTATCGCGGTGAGCAACTGGACCATCCGACGGCTGGCGGCGCTCGCGGGCGGGGGAGTGGCACGCACGATTCTGCTGGGCGGGGAGCGGGTGCACGCAGATCAGGCGTACTCGTGCGGGTTGGCGAACAAACTCGGCGACGTCGATGTGGCGACGCAGTGGGCGCAGTCCATCACCGAGCTCGCTCCGTTGGCGCTCGAGCATCTCAAGCTGGTGTTCAACGACGATGGAGCACACGACGTTCCGACGCCGGAACAGGCCGCGGCGTTCGAGGCTGCGTGGAGCAGCGAGGACATGAGGGAAGCGCGACGGGCACGTACCGAGAAGCGCGCACCGAAGTTCGTGGGCAGGTGA
- a CDS encoding ABC transporter ATP-binding protein codes for MSTLTIDSVSKRYGDKIALDNLSFDVRPGELFGFVGSNGAGKTTTMRIALGVLSADSGQVLLGGKPVDLDVRRTIGYMPEERGLYPKMKVGPQLAYMAELHGLSSKDAKAAVIRWTERLGIDQRVNDTVDALSLGNQQRVQLAAALVHDPAVLVLDEPFSGLDPIAVDVMSEVLREKAAAGVPVVFSSHQLDLVQRLCDRVGIIAAGSMKAIGTVDELRGSGDSQLRVHAPNAAPGWASGITGVSTLGHSDGVTVLGLAPGADDQQILRAALATGPVHDFSIQKPSLSDLFREAVVA; via the coding sequence ATGAGCACCCTCACGATCGACTCCGTCTCCAAGAGATACGGCGACAAGATCGCCCTCGACAACCTCAGCTTCGACGTCCGGCCGGGCGAACTGTTCGGCTTCGTCGGCAGCAACGGCGCAGGCAAGACCACCACGATGCGCATCGCATTGGGCGTGTTGTCGGCAGATTCCGGCCAGGTTCTATTGGGCGGCAAGCCCGTCGACCTCGACGTCCGCCGCACCATCGGCTACATGCCCGAGGAGCGCGGCCTCTATCCCAAGATGAAGGTGGGCCCGCAGTTGGCCTACATGGCCGAGCTGCACGGCCTGTCGTCCAAGGACGCCAAGGCCGCGGTGATCCGCTGGACCGAACGACTCGGCATCGACCAGCGCGTCAACGACACCGTCGACGCGCTGAGCCTGGGCAACCAGCAGCGCGTGCAGTTGGCGGCCGCGCTGGTGCACGACCCCGCGGTGCTGGTCCTGGACGAGCCGTTCTCCGGCCTCGACCCGATCGCTGTCGACGTGATGAGTGAGGTACTGCGCGAAAAGGCCGCTGCCGGAGTGCCGGTGGTGTTCTCGAGCCACCAGCTCGATCTGGTGCAACGCCTGTGCGATCGCGTCGGCATCATCGCCGCCGGCTCGATGAAGGCAATCGGGACCGTCGACGAGCTACGCGGGTCGGGAGATTCGCAGCTACGCGTCCACGCACCGAACGCCGCACCCGGATGGGCGTCGGGCATCACCGGAGTGAGCACCCTCGGCCACAGCGACGGCGTCACCGTCCTGGGCTTGGCACCCGGGGCCGACGACCAGCAGATCCTGCGGGCGGCACTGGCGACCGGTCCGGTACACGACTTCTCCATCCAGAAACCTTCCCTGAGCGACCTGTTCCGAGAGGCGGTAGTGGCATGA
- a CDS encoding alpha/beta fold hydrolase yields the protein MITSEQTHQVGRRSTVAAGDGTALAVREFGHPDAPLTVVFVHGHCLRMQSWTDLRQQVERSWGDDVRIVMYDHRGHGESTAAAPDSCTMDRLGEDLADVIRAVIPSGPFVVVGHSMGGMTVLSYARQNPEAIGSRLVGVGLIATSAGGITDDGLGSCLAHPAVSAFRAAVRRAPRLMSGAKRLSRGVCAPIVRTAGCGSRKVSPRVVTLATAMLGETSIVTMAGFLGAFCALDEVAGLAALASIPTLVLCGSDDLMTPMRHSETLAAHLPDARLVRVAQAGHMVILERAHEVAEAVVELVTAARRAHVADLALAR from the coding sequence ATGATCACCAGCGAGCAGACCCATCAGGTCGGTCGCCGCAGTACCGTCGCCGCCGGCGACGGGACGGCCCTGGCAGTGCGCGAGTTCGGCCATCCCGATGCGCCCCTGACCGTGGTGTTCGTGCACGGGCACTGTCTACGCATGCAGTCGTGGACCGACCTGCGCCAACAGGTGGAGCGCAGCTGGGGAGACGACGTCCGGATCGTGATGTACGACCACCGGGGTCACGGCGAGTCGACCGCGGCCGCACCGGACAGCTGCACCATGGACCGACTCGGAGAGGATCTGGCGGACGTCATCCGCGCGGTGATTCCGTCCGGCCCGTTCGTCGTCGTCGGGCATTCGATGGGCGGAATGACAGTACTGTCCTATGCGCGTCAGAACCCCGAGGCGATCGGCTCGCGTCTGGTCGGGGTCGGTCTGATCGCGACGTCGGCCGGTGGGATCACCGACGACGGACTCGGCAGTTGCCTCGCCCATCCCGCGGTGTCGGCATTTCGAGCCGCTGTTCGACGCGCCCCTCGACTGATGTCGGGTGCCAAGAGGCTCAGTCGCGGGGTGTGCGCGCCGATAGTGCGGACAGCCGGATGCGGATCCCGCAAGGTGAGTCCCCGGGTGGTGACGCTGGCGACGGCGATGCTCGGTGAGACGTCCATCGTGACGATGGCGGGGTTTCTCGGGGCCTTCTGCGCACTCGACGAGGTGGCCGGCCTGGCCGCACTCGCCTCGATTCCCACGCTGGTGCTGTGCGGCTCGGACGATCTGATGACTCCGATGCGACACTCGGAAACCCTTGCCGCCCACCTGCCCGACGCCCGCCTCGTGCGGGTCGCGCAGGCCGGGCACATGGTGATTCTCGAACGAGCACACGAGGTGGCCGAGGCCGTCGTCGAACTCGTGACGGCGGCTCGACGCGCGCATGTGGCAGACCTGGCGCTGGCCCGCTAG
- a CDS encoding membrane protein yields MTTPGSDILTRYQAYRTRRFLEHDAKTHHWLQNWRTQKRRRILAVMLMASLLTLLVIAVWSLFSRWAPIAWIPATVMFLVAWTTLQTVSRRHSDAPVGALDEWEVQQRNEARSIGLTVTQALVLVALLVLIVLSGAYDNENLAYAGGLWTLAALLAGGCAPAVILAWITPDPDPEDG; encoded by the coding sequence ATGACCACACCCGGCTCCGACATCCTCACCCGCTATCAGGCCTATCGCACCCGCCGATTCCTGGAGCACGACGCGAAAACCCATCACTGGCTTCAGAACTGGCGCACCCAGAAACGTCGACGCATACTCGCCGTAATGTTGATGGCGTCCTTGCTCACCCTGTTGGTGATAGCCGTGTGGTCACTCTTCTCCCGGTGGGCACCGATCGCATGGATCCCGGCCACCGTGATGTTTCTCGTCGCCTGGACGACGCTGCAAACCGTGTCCCGTCGCCACAGCGATGCACCGGTGGGAGCACTCGACGAATGGGAAGTGCAGCAGCGCAACGAAGCACGTTCGATCGGCCTCACCGTAACCCAGGCCCTGGTATTGGTGGCACTTCTGGTCTTGATCGTGCTGTCGGGAGCGTACGACAACGAAAATCTGGCTTACGCCGGAGGATTGTGGACGCTCGCTGCTCTGCTTGCAGGTGGATGCGCCCCGGCAGTGATCCTCGCGTGGATCACCCCCGACCCCGATCCCGAGGACGGCTGA
- a CDS encoding alpha/beta fold hydrolase produces the protein MTLDGFFTAYDRVLQKWPADTQAIDANTVHGTTRINACGPVDGPPLVLLPGAGATSTVWFANVAPLSRHYRVYAVDLMGDVGRSVPGERAIDSVEELLGWLTAVLDELNLPTVALCGHSYGAMIALAYALRNPSRVDALTLLDPNACFGSMSPRYLLHAIPILLSPNEKRQRRFVAWETDGLALDSDWLDVLALGAAHFPTAKTIVPKRPKPAAFEGFAVRTTVVLAGKGRVHNAARIESAVHAVLPSARTVVLGNATHHGLPMHPAAEVNEILMD, from the coding sequence ATGACGCTGGACGGATTCTTCACCGCCTACGACCGAGTGCTGCAGAAGTGGCCGGCTGATACCCAGGCCATCGACGCGAACACGGTGCACGGCACCACACGGATCAACGCCTGCGGACCCGTCGACGGCCCGCCCCTGGTGCTGCTCCCGGGGGCCGGTGCGACGTCGACCGTGTGGTTCGCCAACGTCGCGCCGCTCTCTCGGCACTATCGGGTGTACGCGGTGGACCTCATGGGCGACGTCGGGCGCAGCGTGCCCGGGGAACGCGCCATCGACTCTGTCGAGGAGCTACTGGGTTGGCTGACGGCCGTCCTGGATGAGCTGAACTTGCCAACCGTGGCACTCTGCGGCCATTCCTACGGCGCGATGATCGCCCTGGCGTACGCCCTGCGAAACCCGAGCCGCGTCGATGCGCTGACACTCCTGGATCCCAATGCTTGCTTCGGCTCCATGAGTCCGCGGTACCTGCTGCACGCGATTCCGATTCTGCTTTCTCCCAACGAAAAGCGACAGCGGCGCTTCGTGGCGTGGGAGACCGATGGCCTGGCTTTGGATTCCGACTGGCTCGACGTCCTCGCGCTCGGGGCCGCACATTTCCCGACGGCGAAGACCATCGTTCCGAAGCGGCCGAAGCCCGCTGCGTTCGAGGGATTCGCTGTCCGCACCACCGTGGTCCTGGCCGGGAAGGGGAGGGTGCACAACGCCGCTCGGATCGAATCGGCTGTGCATGCCGTTCTGCCGAGTGCGAGGACGGTGGTACTCGGGAACGCCACGCACCACGGTTTGCCGATGCATCCCGCCGCCGAGGTGAACGAGATTCTGATGGACTGA